One region of Ornithorhynchus anatinus isolate Pmale09 chromosome X5, mOrnAna1.pri.v4, whole genome shotgun sequence genomic DNA includes:
- the VGF gene encoding LOW QUALITY PROTEIN: neurosecretory protein VGF (The sequence of the model RefSeq protein was modified relative to this genomic sequence to represent the inferred CDS: inserted 1 base in 1 codon) has product MRCPRLPAAALSLCLLLQLRGLHAAPPGRPEPPPPPGPAAPGGHGPPPPEAEAPFRGADPKELAAVLLQALDRPARRPQDGREAPTLSEAPRGQSRGRRPAPRTPEPPGPDAEGLEALLRELRAYLPVGAKRQQEAEAAAGARTHALTRVDLESSGPGPGRAWRASWGAFEAHLPGSATLPQPRRHRGGGAQPVEARKGEGAQDDDDDDDDHDHDDDEEQEQEEEQEAGERLLERGLAQVEAGRRQAEATRQAAAREERLADLASDLLLQYLLRGGGDDRGQKLDDRHHRRGGEGREEQEEQEEQEEGERETGEDTGADDEDDEDDDEEDDEEEEEERGRQNALLFAEEEDDDEAGEGGEAGAEDKRSQEEEGPARKWKGQGAAGGEEEEEAEDDDDDDDDDDDDDEMDPQTIDSLIELSTKLHLPADDVVSIIEEVEEKRKRKKNAPPEPAAPPPPPPPPXAPPGPAPAPAPAQPDAWNEVLPPREREPEAEAELLPGPQRPFPNAIRPRTFPPPRRRQRDRQDEEMENYIEHVLLRGPDAFP; this is encoded by the exons atgAGGTgtccccggctcccggccgccgccctctccctgtgcctcctCCTGCAGCTGCGGGGGCTCCACGCCGCCCCTCCGGGCCGCCccgagcccccgccgccccccggccccgcggcgcccGGAGGccacggccccccgccgcccgaggCCGAGGCCCCGTTCCGGGGGGCCGACCCCAAGGAGCTGGCCGCCGTGCTGCTGCAGGCGCTGGaccgcccggcccggcgcccccaGGACGGGCGGGAGGCCCCGACGCTGAGCGAAGCGCCGCGCGGCCAGAGCCGCggccgccggccggccccgcggaccccggagccccccggcccggaCGCCGAGGGGCTGGAGGCCCTGCTCCGGGAGCTCCGCGCCTACCTGCCGGTGGGCGCCAAGAGGCagcaggaggcggaggcggcggcgggggcgcggaCCCACGCCCTGACCCGCGTGGACCTGGAGAgctcggggcccgggccgggccgagcctgGAGGGCCTCCTGGGGGGCCTTCGAGGCCCACCTGCCCGGCAGCGCGACCCTCCCCCAGCCGCGTCGCCATCGAGGCGGGGGCGCGCAGCCCGTCGAGGCGCGGAAAGGCGAGGGGGcccaggacgacgacgacgacgacgacgaccacgaccacgacgacgacgaggagcaggagcaggaggaggagcaggaggccggGGAGAGGCTCCTGGAGCGGGGCCTGGCGCAGGTGGAGGCGGGCAGGAGGCAGGCCGAGGCCACCCGCCAGGCCGCCGCCCGGGAGGAGAGGCTGGCCGACCTGGCCTCGGACCTGCTGCTCCAGTACCTGCtccgcggggggggggacgacagggGACAGAAGCTCGACGACCGCCACCaccgccggggaggggaggggcgggaggagcaggaggagcaggaggagcaggaggaaggggagcgggAGACGGGGGAGGACACGGGGGctgacgacgaggacgacgaggacgacgacgaggaggacgacgaggaggaggaggaggagcgcggGAGGCAGAACGCGCTGCTCTTCGCCGAGGAAGAGGACGACGAcgaagcgggggagggaggggaggccggagccGAGGACAAGCgctcccaggaggaggaggggccggcccgcaagtggaaagggcagggggcggcagggggggaggaagaagaagaggcagaggacgacgacgacgacgacgacgacgacgacgacgacgacgagatGGACCCCCAGACCATCGACAGCCTCATCGAGCTGTCCACCAAGCTGCACCTCCCGGCCGACGACGTGGTCAGCATCatcgaggaggtggaggagaagcggaagaggaagaagaacgcCCCCCCCGAGccggcggccccgccgccgccgcccccgccgc ccgccccgccgggcccggccccggccccggccccggcccaacCGGACGCCTGGAACGAGGTGCTGCCGCCCCGGGAGCGGGAGCCGGAGGCCGAGGCCGAGCTCCTCCCGGGGCCCCAGCGCCCCTTCCCCAACGCCATCCGCCCCCGGACGttcccgccgccccgccgg cggcagcgggaCCGGCAGGACGAGGAGATGGAGAATTACATCGAGCACGTGCTGCTGCGGGGCCCCGACGCCTTCCCGTGA
- the AP1S1 gene encoding AP-1 complex subunit sigma-1A — MMRFMLLFSRQGKLRLQKWYLATSDRERKKMVRELMQVVLARKPKMCSFLEWRDLKVVYKRYASLYFCCAIEGQDNELITLELIHRYVELLDKYFGSVCELDIIFNFEKAYFILDEFLMGGDVQDTSKKSVLKAIEQADLLQEEDESPRSVLEEMGLA; from the exons ATG aTGCGGTTCATGCTGCTGTTCAGCCGGCAGGGCAAGCTGCGGCTGCAGAAATGGTACCTGGCCACGTCCGACAGGGAACGCAAGAAGATGGTGCGGGAGCTGATGCAGGTGGTCCTGGCCCGCAAGCCCAAGATGTGCAGCTTCCTGGAGTGGAGGGACCTCAAGGTTGTCTACAAGAG gtacGCCAGCCTCTACTTCTGCTGTGCCATCGAGGGCCAAGACAATGAGCTCATCACCCTGGAGCTGATCCACCGATACGTCGAACTGCTGGACAAGTATTTTGGCAGC GTGTGCGAGCTGGACATCATCTTCAACTTCGAGAAGGCGTACTTCATCCTGGACGAGTTCCTCATGGGCGGGGACGTGCAGGACACGTCCAAGAAGAGCGTCCTGAAGGCCATCGAGCAGGCCGACCTGCTGCAGGAG gAGGACGAATCACCACGCAgcgttctggaggagatgggactggcctaa